The following proteins come from a genomic window of Dermacentor albipictus isolate Rhodes 1998 colony chromosome 8, USDA_Dalb.pri_finalv2, whole genome shotgun sequence:
- the Rpt5 gene encoding 26S proteasome regulatory subunit 6A-B, whose translation MAAPPPLDDKALWQDDDSLGEEVLRMSADEIISRTRLLDNEVKIMKSEVMRISHELQAQKEKIKENNEKIKVNKTLPYLVSNVIELLDVDPQELGEEDGANVDLDSLRKGKCAVIKTSTRQTYFLPVIGLVDAEKLRPGDLVGVNKDSYLILETLPQEYDSRVKAMEVDERPTEQYSDIGGLDKQIQELVEAVVLPMTHKEKFVNLGISPPKGVLLYGPPGTGKTLMARACAAQTKSTFLKLAGPQLVQMFIGDGAKLVRDAFALAKEKAPAIIFIDELDAIGTKRFDSEKAGDREVQRTMLELLNQLDGFSSSADIKVIAATNRVDILDPALLRSGRLDRKIEFPHPNEEARARIMQIHSRKMNFDKDVNFEELARCTDDFNGAQCKAVCVEAGMIALRRGGEKVTHEDYMDAIMEVQAKKKANLNYYA comes from the coding sequence ATGGCTGCCCCACCTCCACTCGATGACAAGGCTCTGTGGCAAGACGATGATTCTCTCGGCGAAGAGGTTCTGCGGATGTCCGCCGACGAGATCATCAGCCGGACGAGGCTGCTGGACAACGAGGTTAAGATCATGAAGAGCGAGGTGATGCGCATCTCGCACGAACTGCAGGCGCAGAAGGAGAAGATCAAGGAGAACAACGAGAAGATCAAAGTCAACAAGACGCTCCCTTACCTCGTGTCCAACGTCATCGAGCTGCTCGACGTCGACCCGCAGGAGCTGGGCGAAGAGGACGGCGCCAACGTGGACCTCGACTCGCTGCGCAAGGGCAAGTGCGCCGTCATCAAGACGTCCACGCGGCAGACCTACTTTCTGCCAGTCATCGGCCTGGTCGACGCCGAGAAGCTGCGCCCGGGAGACTTGGTCGGTGTCAACAAGGACTCGTATCTCATCCTCGAGACGCTGCCGCAGGAGTACGACTCGCGCGTCAAGGCCATGGAGGTGGACGAGCGACCCACTGAGCAGTACAGCGACATCGGCGGTCTCGACAAACAGATCCAGGAGCTGGTCGAGGCCGTCGTCCTCCCCATGACCCACAAGGAGAAGTTCGTCAACCTCGGCATCAGTCCTCCCAAGGGAGTCCTCCTGTACGGACCTCCCGGAACGGGAAAGACTTTAATGGCTCGCGCCTGCGCCGCGCAGACCAAGTCTACCTTCCTCAAACTGGCCGGCCCCCAGCTCGTCCAGATGTTCATCGGCGACGGAGCCAAGCTTGTTCGGGACGCCTTCGCGCTGGCCAAGGAGAAGGCGCCCGCCATCATCTTCATCGACGAACTGGACGCCATCGGAACGAAGCGTTTCGACTCCGAGAAAGCGGGAGACAGGGAGGTCCAGCGTACCATGCTCGAGCTTCTCAACCAGCTCGACGGTTTCAGCTCGAGCGCGGACATCAAGGTGATCGCGGCCACCAACCGGGTGGACATCCTGGACCCGGCCCTGCTGAGGTCCGGTCGTCTGGACAGGAAGATCGAGTTCCCGCACCCCAACGAGGAGGCCCGGGCGCGCATCATGCAGATTCACTCGCGCAAGATGAACTTCGACAAGGACGTCAACTTCGAGGAGCTGGCCCGGTGCACGGACGACTTCAACGGCGCCCAGTGCAAGGCGGTCTGCGTCGAAGCGGGCATGATCGCTCTCCGGCGGGGCGGTGAAAAGGTGACGCATGAAGACTACATGGACGCTATCATGGAAGTGCAGGCCAAGAAAAAGGCCAACCTCAACTACTACGCTTAA